In Apodemus sylvaticus chromosome 8, mApoSyl1.1, whole genome shotgun sequence, one genomic interval encodes:
- the Gdf2 gene encoding growth/differentiation factor 2, whose amino-acid sequence MSPGAFRAALLPLFLLVCPTQQKPLQSWGQASPGGNARSSLGWSGGGEEGVFDLKMFLENMKVDFLRSLNLSGIPSQDKTRAEPPQYMIDLYNRYTTDKSSTPASNIVRSFSVEDALSTAATEDFPFQKHILIFNISIPRHEQITRAELRLYVSCQNRVDSTHGLEGHMVVYDVLDGDETWDHAPGTKTFLVSHDIQDEGWETLEVSSAVKRWVRADATTSKNKLEVTVQSPREGCDPLDISVPPGSKNLPFFVVFSNDRSNGTKETRVELKEMISHEQETVLVKTSKSAYLEAGEGHEEEGGDGHTAVGPLLARRKRSTGASSHCQKTSLRVNFEDIGWDSWIIAPKEYDAYECKGGCFFPLADDVTPTKHAIVQTLVHLKFPTKVGKACCVPTKLSPISILYKDDMGVPTLKYHYEGMSVAECGCR is encoded by the exons ATGTCCCCTGGGGCCTTCCGGGCGGCCCTGCTCCCACTCTTTCTGCTGGTCTGTCCCACGCAGCAGAAGCCCCTGCAGAGCTGGGGCCAGGCATCCCCTGGTGGAAATGCCCGAAGCTCACTGGGATGGTCCGGAGGTGGAGAGGAGGGCGTCTTTGACCTGAAGATGTTTCTGGAGAACATGAAGGTGGACTTCCTGCGCAGCCTTAACCTGAGTGGCATTCCCTCCCAGGATAAAACCAGAGCGGAGCCGCCCCAGTACATGATCGACTTGTACAACAGATACACGACGGACAAGTCGTCCACACCTGCCTCTAACATCGTGCGGAGCTTCAGCGTGGAAG ATGCTCTGTCGACAGCTGCCACGGAGGACTTCCCCTTCCAGAAACACATCCTGATCTTCAACATCTCCATCCCTAGGCACGAGCAGATCACCAGGGCTGAGCTCCGCCTCTACGTCTCCTGCCAAAATCGCGTGGACTCCACACACGGGCTGGAAGGACACATGGTCGTTTACGACGTCCTGGATGGTGATGAGACTTGGGACCACGCTCCGGGGACCAAGACCTTCTTGGTGTCCCACGACATTCAGGACGAAGGCTGGGAGACCTTAGAGGTCTCGAGTGCCGTGAAGCGGTGGGTCAGGGCAGACGCCACAACAAGCAAGAACAAGCTGGAGGTGACAGTGCAGAGTCCTCGGGAGGGCTGTGACCCTCTGGACATCAGTGTCCCACCAGGCTCCAAAAACCTTCCCTTCTTTGTTGTCTTCTCCAACGACCGCAGCAACGGGACCAAGGAGACCAGGGTGGAGCTGAAGGAGATGATCAGTCATGAGCAGGAGACTGTGCTTGTGAAGACATCCAAGAGCGCTTACCTGGAGGCAGGTGAGGGCCACGAGGAGGAGGGCGGGGATGGGCACACCGCTGTGGGACCCCTTTTGGCTAGAAGGAAGAGGAGCACTGGGGCCAGCAGCCACTGCCAGAAGACTTCTCTCAGGGTGAACTTCGAGGACATCGGCTGGGACAGCTGGATCATTGCACCCAAGGAGTATGACGCCTACGAGTGTAAAGGAGGTTGCTTCTTCCCATTGGCTGATGACGTGACGCCCACCAAGCACGCCATCGTGCAGACCCTGGTGCATCTCAAGTTCCCCACAAAGGTGGGCAAAGCCTGTTGCGTTCCCACCAAACTGAGTCCCATCTCCATCCTCTACAAGGATGACATGGGGGTGCCAACCCTCAAGTACCACTACGAGGGGATGAGTGTGGCTGAGTGTGGCTGCAGGTAG